One segment of Alnus glutinosa chromosome 2, dhAlnGlut1.1, whole genome shotgun sequence DNA contains the following:
- the LOC133860658 gene encoding cytochrome b561 and DOMON domain-containing protein At5g47530-like — translation MGKGLTTLLLSCVLFSLCASSFAQTCKSYTFSSNKVFTSCQDLPVLNAFLHWSYDQSTNKVDIAYRHTGTSTSRWTAWAINPTGSGMVGAQALVAYQNSSSVMRVYTSPVSGYGISTLIEGDLSFAVSNLSATFANSEMTIFATLTLPSGTTVNQVWQEGPLSGDSPISHDTASSSANMKSVGSLNFLEQQTGGGGGAPTPTLQPTTPSTGGGVAPWRPRLNVTIFIGLIVSIMISSKF, via the coding sequence ATGGGAAAAGGTTTGACAACATTGTTGCTTTCCTGTGTTCTGTTCTCTCTCTGTGCCTCATCATTCGCCCAAACCTGCAAGAGCTATACTTTCTCTAGCAACAAGGTATTCACCTCATGCCAAGACCTTCCTGTATTGAATGCTTTCCTTCACTGGAGCTATGACCAATCAACCAACAAGGTTGATATTGCGTATAGACACACTGGAACCTCAACTTCCAGGTGGACTGCTTGGGCCATCAACCCTACAGGATCAGGAATGGTAGGAGCACAAGCCCTTGTGGCGTATCAAAACTCCAGTTCAGTCATGCGTGTATACACATCCCCTGTGTCTGGATATGGAATATCTACGTTGATAGAGGGTGATTTGAGCTTTGCGGTTTCAAATCTCTCTGCAACCTTTGCGAATAGTGAGATGACAATATTTGCTACACTGACGCTTCCTAGTGGCACAACGGTGAACCAAGTCTGGCAAGAAGGTCCTCTGAGTGGAGATAGTCCTATTAGCCATGATACCGCTTCAAGTTCAGCAAATATGAAATCAGTGGGCTCTCTGAATTTTCTGGAACAGCAGAcaggtggaggtggaggcgcTCCAACTCCAACGCTCCAGCCGACAACTCCGTCTACAGGAGGTGGAGTCGCTCCATGGCGTCCAAGACTGAATGTAACTATATTCATAGGTCTAATTGTTTCTATTATGATCAGTTCTAAATTCTAA
- the LOC133861107 gene encoding threonine--tRNA ligase, chloroplastic/mitochondrial 2 isoform X1: protein MTILHRMAMAASNSFLSTPLLRPSVSQFPRRLVSIRTSCDPANMKKKKMHTAASSAIATESSESATLSQDDNVKTKRTTTQNEKTDKLILPTNESSEKLLRVRHTCAHVMAMAVQKLYPDAKVTIGPWIENGFYYDFDVEPLTDKDLKRIKKEMDRIIARNLPLVREEVSRDEAQRRIMAINEPYKMEILENIKEDPITIYHIGNEWWDLCAGPHVESTGNINKKAVELESVAGAYWRGDEKKPMLQRIYGTAWEDEDQLKAYIHFKEEAKRRDHRRLGQDLDLFSIQEEAGGGLVFWHPKGAIVRHIIEDSWKKIHIEHGYDLLYTPHVARADLWKISGHLDFYRENMYDQMNIEDELYQLRPMNCPYHILVYKRKRNSYREFPIRVAELGTVYRYELSGSLHGLFRVRGFTQDDAHIFCLEDQIKDEIRGVLDLTEEILLQFGFSKYEVNLSTRPEKAVGGDDIWEKATSALRDALDDKGWSYELDEGGGAFYGPKIDLKIEDALGRKWQCSTIQVDFNLPQRFDITYVDSNSEKKRPIMIHRAVLGSLERFFGVLIEHYAGDFPLWLSPIQARVLPVTDTQLEYCNMVTNKLKANGIRAEVCHGERLPKLIRNGEKQRIPLMAVVGPKEVEMQTVTVRSRFGGELGTMTIDDFASRIKSATLNRTSF from the exons ATGACCATTCTTCACAGAATGGCCATGGCTGCCTCCAACTCCTTTCTATCCACACCACTCCTCAGGCCCTCCGTGTCCCAATTCCCAAGACGCCTCGTTTCCATTCGCACTTCTTGTGACCCCGCgaacatgaagaagaagaagatgcacaCAGCTGCTTCTTCGGCTATAGCCACTGAATCGTCTGAGTCTGCCACTCTGTCTCAAGACGACAACGTAAAGACGAAGAGGACGACGACCCAGAATGAGAAAACCGACAAACTCATCCTCCCAACCAACGAGTCCTCCGAGAAGCTACTCAGAGTCCGCCACACG TGTGCGCATGTAATGGCCATGGCTGTTCAGAAGCTCTACCCGGATGCAAAAGTGACGATTGGGCCATGGATAGAGAATggtttttattatgattttgatGTGGAGCCGTTGACTGATAAAGACTTGAAGAGAATCAAGAAGGAGATG GATCGGATCATTGCTAGAAATTTACCGCTTGTAAGGGAAGAAGTTTCCAGAGATGAAGCTCAGAGAAGAATAATGGCTATCAATGAACCTTACAAAATGGAGATCTTGGAAAATATTAAGGAGGATCCCATCACCATCTATCATATTG GTAATGAATGGTGGGATCTTTGTGCTGGGCCTCATGTTGAATCTACTGGGAATATTAACAAGAAAGCAGTTGAACTTGAATCTGTTGCTGGTGCTTATTGGAGAGGGGATGAAAAGAAACCGATGCTGCAGAGGATCTATGGTACTGCATGGGAGGATGAAGACCAATTGAAAGCATACATTCACTTCAAAGAGGAGGCTAAACGCAGGGATCACAGACGCCTTGGCCAAGATCTTGATCTGTTCTCTATACAG GAGGAAGCTGGTGGTGGTTTAGTGTTCTGGCATCCAAAGGGTGCTATTGTGAGGCACATAATAGAAGATTCATGGAAAAAAATACACATCGAACATGGTTATGATTTGTTGTATACTCCACATGTGGCCAGGGCAGATCTTTGGAAGATTAGTGGTCATTTGGACTTCTACAGAGAGAATATGTACGATCAGATGAATATTGAGGATGAACTTTATCAACTTCGACCAATGAATTGCCCTTATCATATTCTGGTTTACAAAAGGAAGCGTAACTCCTATCGGGAATTTCCTATTAGGGTTGCTGAGTTGGGAACTGTGTATAGATATGAATTATCTGGAAGCTTACATGGCCTTTTCCGTGTAAGAGGCTTCACCCAG GATGATGCACACATCTTTTGTTTAGAGGATCAAATCAAAGATGAAATCAGGGGTGTCCTAGATCTTACAGAAGAAATATTACTGCAATTTGGTTTTAGCAAGTATGAAGTCAATCTCTCGACAAGGCCAGAGAAAGCTGTTGGAGGTGATGATATATGGGAGAAAGCAACATCTGCCCTTAGAGATGCTTTGGATGATAAAGGGTGGAGCTATGAACTTGATGAAGGTGGTGGTGCCTTTTATGGTCCAAAGATTGATCTTAAGATTGAGGATGCTCTTGGAAGGAAGTGGCAGTGCTCAACCATACAG GTAGATTTTAATTTACCACAGCGATTTGACATCACATACGTTGACTCGAACTCTGAAAAGAAGCGGCCTATCATGATCCACAGAGCAGTTCTTGGATCCTTGGAGCGATTCTTTGGAGTTCTCATAGAACATTATGCAGGGGATTTTCCATTATGGCTTTCTCCTATCCAAGCTCGAGTTTTACCAGTTACAGACACTCAG CTTGAATACTGCAATATGGTGACGAACAAATTGAAAGCGAATGGTATTCGGGCTGAAGTTTGCCATGGCGAGCGGTTGCCGAAACTCATTAGGAATGGAGAGAAGCAAAGAATCCCATTAATGGCTGTTGTGGGTCCCAAGGAAGTTGAAATGCAAACTGTTACAGTTAGATCTAGGTTTGGTGGAGAGCTTGGGACAATGACGATCGATGATTTTGCCAGCAGAATCAAGTCTGCCACTTTGAACAGAACTTCATTTTGA
- the LOC133861107 gene encoding threonine--tRNA ligase, chloroplastic/mitochondrial 2 isoform X2 encodes MTILHRMAMAASNSFLSTPLLRPSVSQFPRRLVSIRTSCDPANMKKKKMHTAASSAIATESSESATLSQDDNVKTKRTTTQNEKTDKLILPTNESSEKLLRVRHTKLYPDAKVTIGPWIENGFYYDFDVEPLTDKDLKRIKKEMDRIIARNLPLVREEVSRDEAQRRIMAINEPYKMEILENIKEDPITIYHIGNEWWDLCAGPHVESTGNINKKAVELESVAGAYWRGDEKKPMLQRIYGTAWEDEDQLKAYIHFKEEAKRRDHRRLGQDLDLFSIQEEAGGGLVFWHPKGAIVRHIIEDSWKKIHIEHGYDLLYTPHVARADLWKISGHLDFYRENMYDQMNIEDELYQLRPMNCPYHILVYKRKRNSYREFPIRVAELGTVYRYELSGSLHGLFRVRGFTQDDAHIFCLEDQIKDEIRGVLDLTEEILLQFGFSKYEVNLSTRPEKAVGGDDIWEKATSALRDALDDKGWSYELDEGGGAFYGPKIDLKIEDALGRKWQCSTIQVDFNLPQRFDITYVDSNSEKKRPIMIHRAVLGSLERFFGVLIEHYAGDFPLWLSPIQARVLPVTDTQLEYCNMVTNKLKANGIRAEVCHGERLPKLIRNGEKQRIPLMAVVGPKEVEMQTVTVRSRFGGELGTMTIDDFASRIKSATLNRTSF; translated from the exons ATGACCATTCTTCACAGAATGGCCATGGCTGCCTCCAACTCCTTTCTATCCACACCACTCCTCAGGCCCTCCGTGTCCCAATTCCCAAGACGCCTCGTTTCCATTCGCACTTCTTGTGACCCCGCgaacatgaagaagaagaagatgcacaCAGCTGCTTCTTCGGCTATAGCCACTGAATCGTCTGAGTCTGCCACTCTGTCTCAAGACGACAACGTAAAGACGAAGAGGACGACGACCCAGAATGAGAAAACCGACAAACTCATCCTCCCAACCAACGAGTCCTCCGAGAAGCTACTCAGAGTCCGCCACACG AAGCTCTACCCGGATGCAAAAGTGACGATTGGGCCATGGATAGAGAATggtttttattatgattttgatGTGGAGCCGTTGACTGATAAAGACTTGAAGAGAATCAAGAAGGAGATG GATCGGATCATTGCTAGAAATTTACCGCTTGTAAGGGAAGAAGTTTCCAGAGATGAAGCTCAGAGAAGAATAATGGCTATCAATGAACCTTACAAAATGGAGATCTTGGAAAATATTAAGGAGGATCCCATCACCATCTATCATATTG GTAATGAATGGTGGGATCTTTGTGCTGGGCCTCATGTTGAATCTACTGGGAATATTAACAAGAAAGCAGTTGAACTTGAATCTGTTGCTGGTGCTTATTGGAGAGGGGATGAAAAGAAACCGATGCTGCAGAGGATCTATGGTACTGCATGGGAGGATGAAGACCAATTGAAAGCATACATTCACTTCAAAGAGGAGGCTAAACGCAGGGATCACAGACGCCTTGGCCAAGATCTTGATCTGTTCTCTATACAG GAGGAAGCTGGTGGTGGTTTAGTGTTCTGGCATCCAAAGGGTGCTATTGTGAGGCACATAATAGAAGATTCATGGAAAAAAATACACATCGAACATGGTTATGATTTGTTGTATACTCCACATGTGGCCAGGGCAGATCTTTGGAAGATTAGTGGTCATTTGGACTTCTACAGAGAGAATATGTACGATCAGATGAATATTGAGGATGAACTTTATCAACTTCGACCAATGAATTGCCCTTATCATATTCTGGTTTACAAAAGGAAGCGTAACTCCTATCGGGAATTTCCTATTAGGGTTGCTGAGTTGGGAACTGTGTATAGATATGAATTATCTGGAAGCTTACATGGCCTTTTCCGTGTAAGAGGCTTCACCCAG GATGATGCACACATCTTTTGTTTAGAGGATCAAATCAAAGATGAAATCAGGGGTGTCCTAGATCTTACAGAAGAAATATTACTGCAATTTGGTTTTAGCAAGTATGAAGTCAATCTCTCGACAAGGCCAGAGAAAGCTGTTGGAGGTGATGATATATGGGAGAAAGCAACATCTGCCCTTAGAGATGCTTTGGATGATAAAGGGTGGAGCTATGAACTTGATGAAGGTGGTGGTGCCTTTTATGGTCCAAAGATTGATCTTAAGATTGAGGATGCTCTTGGAAGGAAGTGGCAGTGCTCAACCATACAG GTAGATTTTAATTTACCACAGCGATTTGACATCACATACGTTGACTCGAACTCTGAAAAGAAGCGGCCTATCATGATCCACAGAGCAGTTCTTGGATCCTTGGAGCGATTCTTTGGAGTTCTCATAGAACATTATGCAGGGGATTTTCCATTATGGCTTTCTCCTATCCAAGCTCGAGTTTTACCAGTTACAGACACTCAG CTTGAATACTGCAATATGGTGACGAACAAATTGAAAGCGAATGGTATTCGGGCTGAAGTTTGCCATGGCGAGCGGTTGCCGAAACTCATTAGGAATGGAGAGAAGCAAAGAATCCCATTAATGGCTGTTGTGGGTCCCAAGGAAGTTGAAATGCAAACTGTTACAGTTAGATCTAGGTTTGGTGGAGAGCTTGGGACAATGACGATCGATGATTTTGCCAGCAGAATCAAGTCTGCCACTTTGAACAGAACTTCATTTTGA